One stretch of Thermanaerosceptrum fracticalcis DNA includes these proteins:
- a CDS encoding thiamine pyrophosphate-dependent enzyme yields MSMVPNMPKSWRAETKPHKFCPGCGHGLVLKALGEAIDELGIQDRVVFGCDIGCSLLAWDFFNCDTVQTHHGRTTPVVTGVKRARPDRICIAYMGDGGGYAIGSQHLVNAAARNEKVTAILVNNCNYGMTGGQMAPTTLPEMKTETSPYGRDPEETGYPTQGPEMVAAITREGAYVARGTVANLRQLKGYIKKALQNQIDGNGFSFVEALSGCPTNWSTNAKETWAFIEETMPKYFKVGELKVPAKKEE; encoded by the coding sequence ATGAGTATGGTACCTAATATGCCAAAATCTTGGCGCGCCGAAACAAAACCGCATAAGTTTTGCCCTGGCTGCGGCCACGGTTTAGTTTTAAAAGCATTGGGTGAAGCGATCGATGAATTAGGAATTCAGGATAGAGTGGTTTTTGGTTGTGATATAGGCTGCTCCCTCTTAGCCTGGGACTTCTTTAACTGTGATACTGTACAAACCCACCATGGCAGAACTACTCCGGTGGTAACCGGTGTAAAGCGGGCACGTCCCGACAGAATTTGTATTGCTTACATGGGTGACGGCGGCGGCTATGCCATCGGTTCTCAGCACTTAGTAAACGCTGCTGCCAGGAACGAAAAGGTTACAGCTATCCTGGTCAACAACTGTAACTATGGTATGACCGGCGGACAAATGGCGCCTACCACCTTACCTGAAATGAAAACGGAAACAAGCCCTTATGGTCGTGATCCTGAAGAGACAGGTTATCCTACCCAGGGGCCCGAAATGGTAGCCGCTATTACCAGGGAAGGGGCTTATGTAGCCCGCGGTACCGTAGCCAACCTGCGCCAGCTCAAGGGTTATATCAAAAAGGCACTGCAGAATCAGATCGATGGCAATGGATTTTCTTTCGTAGAAGCACTTTCCGGTTGTCCTACCAACTGGAGTACTAATGCCAAAGAAACATGGGCTTTCATTGAAGAAACTATGCCCAAGTACTTTAAAGTGGGCGAATTGAAAGTTCCTGCGAAAAAGGAGGAATAG
- a CDS encoding transketolase C-terminal domain-containing protein yields MADKPVQGEKRVFMTGNEVVAWAALAAEADIMYGYPITPQNEVMHYWTRLAPKYGRKFLQTEDEISAGFTTVGGVLSGKRAFTATAGPGNTLMQESMSMAEMMRIPTVLVVQQRGGPSTATVIYSQQEVTMTCYGGNGEGLRIVYSTGSHQELYDYTIKAFNTAWKYRFPTFVLGDGYQAKMRESLYIYDPAIKGIEMVKTYPFLGSEGMPGTDRDPNHLRNTYNTEEELYEVVKELVAEYEKVAPEIVEYQEFNTDDADVLIVAHGVVTRAAQAAVKLLRSQGIKAGHFRPVTLRPFAAKELKAAADSAKKLIVVESAQGQLQKLVKDAIYGSTTPMEGYFKPGQGITAEEIVDYVKKGM; encoded by the coding sequence ATGGCAGACAAGCCTGTTCAAGGTGAAAAGAGAGTGTTTATGACTGGAAATGAGGTAGTAGCTTGGGCAGCTCTGGCAGCAGAGGCTGATATTATGTATGGCTACCCCATTACCCCACAAAACGAGGTAATGCATTATTGGACACGTTTAGCTCCTAAATACGGAAGAAAGTTCTTGCAGACCGAAGATGAAATCTCCGCAGGATTTACTACAGTAGGTGGTGTACTGTCCGGCAAGAGAGCCTTTACCGCTACAGCCGGTCCTGGAAACACCCTGATGCAGGAATCCATGTCCATGGCAGAAATGATGAGAATTCCCACTGTGCTCGTGGTACAGCAGCGTGGGGGGCCATCCACCGCTACCGTTATTTATTCCCAGCAGGAAGTGACTATGACCTGTTACGGCGGTAACGGTGAAGGTTTGCGTATCGTCTATTCCACCGGTTCTCACCAGGAACTCTATGATTACACTATTAAAGCCTTCAACACTGCCTGGAAGTATCGTTTCCCCACTTTCGTACTGGGTGACGGATATCAGGCTAAAATGAGAGAATCTCTCTATATCTATGATCCCGCCATTAAAGGTATTGAAATGGTTAAAACCTATCCTTTCTTAGGCTCTGAGGGAATGCCCGGTACGGACCGTGACCCCAACCACCTGAGAAACACATACAATACCGAAGAAGAACTTTACGAAGTAGTTAAAGAACTGGTAGCCGAATATGAAAAAGTTGCTCCTGAAATTGTAGAATACCAAGAATTTAATACCGATGATGCTGATGTACTTATTGTAGCCCATGGTGTGGTTACACGGGCTGCTCAAGCGGCTGTTAAACTTTTGCGCAGTCAAGGCATTAAGGCAGGGCACTTCCGTCCCGTAACTCTGCGTCCTTTTGCCGCGAAAGAGCTGAAGGCAGCCGCCGACAGTGCTAAAAAGCTGATTGTTGTTGAATCTGCTCAAGGACAGTTACAAAAACTAGTTAAGGATGCTATCTATGGTTCTACCACACCTATGGAAGGTTATTTCAAACCCGGCCAAGGTATTACTGCCGAAGAGATAGTTGACTACGTTAAAAAGGGAATGTAA
- a CDS encoding pro-sigmaK processing inhibitor BofA family protein, with translation MEVGVILATLLLLVMLFFIIRLVVGPLKVLSRLFVNCAIALVALIVINFIGSYIGIHLPINPVSVIGIGILGIPGLLLFAFLSYLFI, from the coding sequence ATGGAAGTGGGCGTCATATTAGCGACTCTTTTGTTGCTCGTCATGTTGTTTTTTATAATACGCCTGGTTGTAGGGCCTTTAAAGGTGTTAAGCCGGCTTTTTGTGAATTGCGCAATAGCCCTTGTGGCGCTTATTGTCATTAATTTTATAGGCAGTTACATAGGCATTCATTTGCCTATCAATCCTGTCAGTGTAATTGGTATCGGTATTTTGGGAATTCCGGGCCTTTTACTGTTCGCTTTTCTAAGTTATCTCTTTATTTGA
- a CDS encoding 2-oxoacid:acceptor oxidoreductase family protein: MAKTVKLALAGEGGQGVQSVAGIIVEAANDAGREALYIPNFGVEQRGGVSVAFCQISDEKVGSPKFVHADLVIALSDRAVRRTKQYVNENTVFVYDASIEGIENDLPTNAKKVLAIPALEVAKKELHPRVFNVIIMGAAIGATNVIEMDQAKKAIEKKLGYKFEQDPKLREMNFKALERGAELVKGLL; the protein is encoded by the coding sequence ATGGCTAAAACCGTTAAACTAGCGCTGGCCGGTGAAGGTGGCCAAGGTGTTCAGTCCGTAGCAGGAATTATTGTAGAAGCTGCCAATGACGCAGGGCGTGAAGCCCTCTACATCCCAAACTTCGGGGTAGAGCAGCGCGGTGGCGTATCCGTAGCATTCTGCCAGATCTCCGATGAAAAAGTCGGCTCCCCCAAATTTGTGCACGCCGACCTGGTCATTGCCCTTTCCGACCGGGCCGTACGCCGCACCAAGCAATATGTTAACGAAAATACTGTTTTTGTGTACGATGCTTCCATCGAAGGCATAGAGAATGATTTACCTACTAATGCCAAGAAGGTTCTGGCTATTCCCGCTTTGGAAGTAGCCAAAAAAGAACTGCATCCTCGGGTCTTTAACGTGATCATCATGGGTGCTGCCATTGGCGCTACAAACGTTATCGAAATGGATCAAGCCAAAAAGGCCATTGAAAAGAAATTAGGGTACAAATTTGAACAAGATCCTAAATTAAGAGAAATGAACTTTAAGGCCTTGGAAAGAGGAGCCGAACTGGTTAAAGGATTACTGTAA
- a CDS encoding 4Fe-4S dicluster domain-containing protein, whose protein sequence is MTTSAYKMLQVDTNKALFTIFTGLCKGCGLCMQKCPVKTLEWSDALGVYGTPAVQPRNAEECTGCGMCSIVCPDCAIVIERKKKA, encoded by the coding sequence ATGACTACCAGTGCCTATAAAATGCTGCAGGTAGATACAAACAAAGCCCTGTTCACCATTTTTACCGGCCTGTGTAAGGGCTGTGGGCTCTGCATGCAGAAGTGCCCCGTAAAAACTCTTGAGTGGTCAGATGCCCTTGGTGTTTATGGTACACCGGCAGTACAGCCTAGAAATGCAGAAGAATGTACAGGATGCGGTATGTGTTCTATCGTGTGCCCTGACTGTGCCATCGTGATCGAGCGCAAGAAAAAAGCATAA